The Euphorbia lathyris chromosome 8, ddEupLath1.1, whole genome shotgun sequence genome has a window encoding:
- the LOC136203344 gene encoding calmodulin-binding protein 60 E-like isoform X1, whose translation MENSRGRRVDKRGYEQTVEDDSDHLPDSKKPKMPALASVIVEALKVDSLQRLCSSLEPLFRRIVSEEVERALTKMGHAKLAARSPQKIQGPEGKNLQLHFRTRMPPHLFTGGKVDGEQGAAIHVVLIDATSGCVVQTGPESGAKLNVVVLEGDFNEEAEEDWTLEHFESHEVKEREGKRPLLTGELQVTLKEGVGTLGDLTFTDNSSWIRSRKFRLGVKVGPGYCEGIRVREAKTEAFAVKDHRGELYKKHYPPALHDEVWRLDRIAKDGALHKKLVKSHVVTVEDFLRLLVRDQQKLRNILGSGMSNRMWENTVEHAKTCVLGGKLYVYYADALHSTGVVFNHIYELGGLIFDGQFLSLESLNHNQKITVDSLVKQAYENWHQVVEYDSKVLSSLTGSKNGKGTRVAPVLHNYETNHYITSNQSREQQQQYISSQPVPSTQNVNNHPLAPQLIEFPFIRSEHETTMPQASIHGGMDMMQIGTPGVGGAYYSGDWSRPRSGQGLEDFFSEEIRVRSSEMLESDDMQRLLKTFNMGMGNGINHSDEACYSYSIQAYEPSQVHQGFVQERGRGSGKAVVGWLKLKAALRWGIFVRKRAAERRAQLVELD comes from the exons ATGGAAAATTCAAGAGGCAGAAGAGTCGATAAGAGGGGTTATGAGCAGACTGTTGAAGATGATTCTGATCATTTGCCTGATTCAAAGAAGCCAAAGATGCCAGCTTTAGCAAG TGTTATTGTGGAAGCATTGAAGGTGGATAGTTTGCAAAGACTTTGCTCATCTTTGGAGCCTTTGTTCCGCAGAATT GTTAGCGAAGAAGTGGAGCGCGCTTTGACAAAAATGGGTCATGCTAAATTGGCTGCAAG ATCACCTCAAAAGATACAAGGACCTGAAGGAAAAAATTTACAACTTCATTTCAGAACAAGGATGCCTCCACATCTATTCACAGGTGGGAAGGTCGATGGGGAGCAAGGAGCAGccattcatgttgtcctgatTGATGCTACCTCAGGTTGCGTTGTGCAAACCGGACCAGAATCAGGAGCCAAACTGAATGTAGTGGTCCTTGAAGGTGACTTCAATGAGGAAGCTGAGGAAGATTGGACGttagaacactttgaaagtcaTGAGGTGAAAGAGCGAGAAGGGAAGAGGCCTCTGCTGACCGGGGAACTACAGGTGACTCTCAAAGAAGGGGTAGGAACTCTTGGAGATCTTACTTTCACTGATAATTCTAGCTGGATAAGGAGCAGAAAATTCAGGCTTGGTGTTAAGGTTGGACCTGGATATTGTGAAGGTATTCGCGTTCGTGAGGCTAAAACAGAGGCATTTGCTGTTAAGGATCATCGAGGAGAAT TATACAAGAAACACTACCCGCCAGCTTTACATGATGAAGTTTGGAGATTGGACAGAATAGCTAAGGATGGAGCTCTTCACAAAAAATTGGTGAAGTCTCACGTAGTAACAGTTGAAGATTTTCTCCGCCTTCTTGTCAGGGATCAACAAAAATTGAGAAAT ATCCTAGGAAGCGGAATGTCCAATAGAATGTGGGAGAATACTGTGGAGCATGCTAAGACATGTGTACTGGGAGGAAAGCTTTACGTTTACTATGCAGATGCTCTTCATAGCACCGGTGTTGTTTTCAACCATATTTATGAACTCGGCGGCCTTATTTTTGATGGCCAGTTCCTCTCCTTGGAATCTCTGAACCACAATCAAAAG ATAACAGTTGATTCTCTAGTGAAACAAGCATATGAGAATTGGCATCAAGTGGTTGAATATGACAGCAAAGTCTTAAGCTCCCTTACTGGTAGTAAGAATGGAAAAGGAACTAGAGTTGCACCAGTATTACACAACTACGAGACGAATCACTATATTACGAGTAACCAGAGTAGGGAGCAGCAGCAGCAGTATATCTCATCACAACCAGTTCCAAGTACCCAAAATGTAAATAACCACCCATTAGCTCCTCAGTTGATTGAGTTTCCGTTCATTAGGTCTGAACATGAAACAACTATGCCGCAAGCATCAATACATGGGGGCATGGATATGATGCAGATAGGAACTCCAGGAGTTGGAGGTGCATATTATTCAGGAGACTGGAGTAGGCCAAGAAGTGGGCAGGGATTAGAAGACTTTTTCTCAGAAGAAATCCGGGTGAGAAGTTCGGAAATGTTAGAGAGTGATGACATGCAGAGACTGCTAAAAACATTTAATATGGGAATGGGGAATGGTATTAACCATTCTGATGAAGCTTGTTACTCATACAGCATACAAGCATATGAACCTTCTCAGGTTCATCAAGGATTTGTGCAGGAACGCGGTAGGGGATCGGGAAAAGCTGTTGTAGGATGGTTGAAACTGAAAGCAGCTTTGAGATGGGGTATATTTGTAAGGAAGAGAGCTGCAGAGAGAAGAGCTCAGCTAGTTGAGCTTGATTAA
- the LOC136203344 gene encoding calmodulin-binding protein 60 E-like isoform X2, translating to MGHAKLAARSPQKIQGPEGKNLQLHFRTRMPPHLFTGGKVDGEQGAAIHVVLIDATSGCVVQTGPESGAKLNVVVLEGDFNEEAEEDWTLEHFESHEVKEREGKRPLLTGELQVTLKEGVGTLGDLTFTDNSSWIRSRKFRLGVKVGPGYCEGIRVREAKTEAFAVKDHRGELYKKHYPPALHDEVWRLDRIAKDGALHKKLVKSHVVTVEDFLRLLVRDQQKLRNILGSGMSNRMWENTVEHAKTCVLGGKLYVYYADALHSTGVVFNHIYELGGLIFDGQFLSLESLNHNQKITVDSLVKQAYENWHQVVEYDSKVLSSLTGSKNGKGTRVAPVLHNYETNHYITSNQSREQQQQYISSQPVPSTQNVNNHPLAPQLIEFPFIRSEHETTMPQASIHGGMDMMQIGTPGVGGAYYSGDWSRPRSGQGLEDFFSEEIRVRSSEMLESDDMQRLLKTFNMGMGNGINHSDEACYSYSIQAYEPSQVHQGFVQERGRGSGKAVVGWLKLKAALRWGIFVRKRAAERRAQLVELD from the exons ATGGGTCATGCTAAATTGGCTGCAAG ATCACCTCAAAAGATACAAGGACCTGAAGGAAAAAATTTACAACTTCATTTCAGAACAAGGATGCCTCCACATCTATTCACAGGTGGGAAGGTCGATGGGGAGCAAGGAGCAGccattcatgttgtcctgatTGATGCTACCTCAGGTTGCGTTGTGCAAACCGGACCAGAATCAGGAGCCAAACTGAATGTAGTGGTCCTTGAAGGTGACTTCAATGAGGAAGCTGAGGAAGATTGGACGttagaacactttgaaagtcaTGAGGTGAAAGAGCGAGAAGGGAAGAGGCCTCTGCTGACCGGGGAACTACAGGTGACTCTCAAAGAAGGGGTAGGAACTCTTGGAGATCTTACTTTCACTGATAATTCTAGCTGGATAAGGAGCAGAAAATTCAGGCTTGGTGTTAAGGTTGGACCTGGATATTGTGAAGGTATTCGCGTTCGTGAGGCTAAAACAGAGGCATTTGCTGTTAAGGATCATCGAGGAGAAT TATACAAGAAACACTACCCGCCAGCTTTACATGATGAAGTTTGGAGATTGGACAGAATAGCTAAGGATGGAGCTCTTCACAAAAAATTGGTGAAGTCTCACGTAGTAACAGTTGAAGATTTTCTCCGCCTTCTTGTCAGGGATCAACAAAAATTGAGAAAT ATCCTAGGAAGCGGAATGTCCAATAGAATGTGGGAGAATACTGTGGAGCATGCTAAGACATGTGTACTGGGAGGAAAGCTTTACGTTTACTATGCAGATGCTCTTCATAGCACCGGTGTTGTTTTCAACCATATTTATGAACTCGGCGGCCTTATTTTTGATGGCCAGTTCCTCTCCTTGGAATCTCTGAACCACAATCAAAAG ATAACAGTTGATTCTCTAGTGAAACAAGCATATGAGAATTGGCATCAAGTGGTTGAATATGACAGCAAAGTCTTAAGCTCCCTTACTGGTAGTAAGAATGGAAAAGGAACTAGAGTTGCACCAGTATTACACAACTACGAGACGAATCACTATATTACGAGTAACCAGAGTAGGGAGCAGCAGCAGCAGTATATCTCATCACAACCAGTTCCAAGTACCCAAAATGTAAATAACCACCCATTAGCTCCTCAGTTGATTGAGTTTCCGTTCATTAGGTCTGAACATGAAACAACTATGCCGCAAGCATCAATACATGGGGGCATGGATATGATGCAGATAGGAACTCCAGGAGTTGGAGGTGCATATTATTCAGGAGACTGGAGTAGGCCAAGAAGTGGGCAGGGATTAGAAGACTTTTTCTCAGAAGAAATCCGGGTGAGAAGTTCGGAAATGTTAGAGAGTGATGACATGCAGAGACTGCTAAAAACATTTAATATGGGAATGGGGAATGGTATTAACCATTCTGATGAAGCTTGTTACTCATACAGCATACAAGCATATGAACCTTCTCAGGTTCATCAAGGATTTGTGCAGGAACGCGGTAGGGGATCGGGAAAAGCTGTTGTAGGATGGTTGAAACTGAAAGCAGCTTTGAGATGGGGTATATTTGTAAGGAAGAGAGCTGCAGAGAGAAGAGCTCAGCTAGTTGAGCTTGATTAA
- the LOC136202930 gene encoding uncharacterized protein, with protein sequence MSRRSGACLRCCLVIFAVISALAVAGPSLYWRFKKSMGLSPSKSSCPPCICDCPPPLSLLKIAPGLANLSVSDCGSNDPELKREMEKQFVDLLTEELKLQEAVAEEHSHHMNVTFGEAKRVASQYQREAEKCNAATETCEEAREHAEALMIRERKVTTLWERRARQMGWEGE encoded by the exons ATGTCTAGGAGATCAGGCGCTTGCTTGAGATGTTGTTTGGTTATATTTGCTGTTATTTCAGCTCTCGCTGTTGCTGGTCCTTCTCTTTACTGGAGATTTAAGAAATCTATGGGTCTTTCGCCTTCCAAATCTTCTTGTCCTCCTTGCATCTGCGATTGCCCTCCTCCTTTGTCTCTTCTTAAGATTGCTCCTG GGTTGGCCAATCTCTCAGTCTCAG ATTGTGGAAGTAATGACCCGGAACTTAAAAGGGAGATGGAGAAGCAGTTTGTTGATCTTTTAACAGAAGAGTTGAAATTGCAAGAGGCAGTTGCTGAAGAACATTCGCATCATATGAATGTGACATTTGGTGAAGCAAAGAGAGTGGCTTCCCAATACCAAAGAGAAGCAGAAAAATGTAATGCAGCTACAGAAACATGCGAAGAAGCAAGAGAGCATGCAGAGGCCTTGATGATTAGGGAGAGAAAAGTTACAACGTTGTGGGAGCGACGGGCTCGCCAAATGGGTTGGGAAGGAGAGTAG
- the LOC136203301 gene encoding temperature-induced lipocalin-1-like, with amino-acid sequence MEVVKGLDIKRYMGRWYEIASFPSFFQPKKGENTRATYTLKDDGATVDVLNETWSNGKRDSIEGIAYKADPKSDEAKLKVKFYVPPFLPIIPVTGDYWVLYIDDDYSYALIGNPTRSYLWILCRHTHMDEEIYNQLVEKAKEEGYDVSKLHKTPQSDPPPQGEEGPKDTKGKWWIKSLFGK; translated from the exons ATGGAAGTGGTAAAGGGATTAGATATAAAGAGGTATATGGGAAGATGGTATGAAATAGCTTCATTTCCATCATTTTTTCAGCCAAAGAAAGGAGAGAATACAAGAGCTACCTATACCTTAAAAGATGATGGTGCTACTGTTGATGTTCTTAACGAGACATGGTCTAATGGGAAAAGAGATTCTATTGAAGGAATTGCATATAAAGCTGATCCTAAAAGTGATGAGGCCAAGCTCAAAGTCAAATTCTatgttcctccttttttacCCATCATTCCTGTCACTGGTGATTATTGGGTCTTGTATATTGATGATGATTATAGCTATGCTTTGATTGGGAACCCTACCAGGAGCTATCTTTGG ATATTGTGCAGGCATACTCATATGGATGAGGAGATTTATAATCAGCTGGTGGAGAAGGCTAAAGAAGAAGGGTATGATGTGAGCAAGCTGCATAAGACACCGCAGAGTGATCCACCGCCACAAGGAGAAGAAGGTCCTAAGGATACCAAAGGAAAATGGTGGATCAAATCACTTTTTGGaaagtaa
- the LOC136203300 gene encoding temperature-induced lipocalin-1-like has product MAAKKGMEVVKCLDVKRYMGRWYEIASFQSRFQPKDGVNTRATYTLNEDGTVHVLNETWSSGKRGFIEGTAYKADPNSDEAKLKVKFYVPPFLPIIPVTGDYWVLYIDQDYSYALIGQPSRSYLWILCRQNHMDEEIYKEMVEKAKEEGYDVSKLHKTPHTDPPPQGDEGPKDTKGIWWIKSLLGK; this is encoded by the exons atgGCAGCGAAGAAGGGAATGGAAGTGGTGAAGTGTTTAGATGTAAAGCGATACATGGGAAGATGGTACGAAATAGCTTCCTTTCAATCTAGATTTCAGCCCAAAGATGGAGTTAATACGCGAGCAACCTACACATTAAATGAAGATGGCACTGTCCATGTCTTGAATGAGACATGGTCTTCAGGTAAAAGAGGGTTTATTGAAGGAACTGCATATAAAGCTGATCCTAATAGTGATGAGGCTAAGCTCAAAGTTAAATTCTatgttcctccttttttacCCATTATTCCTGTCACTGGTGATTACTGGGTCTTGTATATTGATCAGGATTATAGCTATGCTTTGATTGGCCAACCTAGCAGGAGCTATCTTTGG ATATTGTGCAGGCAGAATCATATGGATGAAGAGATTTATAAGGAGATGGTTGAGAAGGCTAAAGAAGAAGGGTATGATGTGAGCAAGCTGCATAAGACTCCACATACCGATCCACCTCCACAAGGAGACGAAGGTCCTAAGGATACTAAAGGAATATGGTGGATCAAATCACTTCTGGGAAAATAG